ATCGAATGACTCAGGCGATGGGCGGCACCGCCGCAGTTGATCGCCATCACTTCGGCACCGTCCTCGAGGATCAGCGGCGTGGCGACGGCGCTGATCTGCGACTGCCAGTCGCCTTCCGAAAGGCAGAAGCCGTAGCGGGCATACTCCTCCTGGCTGCGTCTGATGCCCTTTTCCAGCGTGGGCCAATCGCTGCCGTGCTCCCTGGCGAGTTCCGCCAGGATCGCCTCGCGGCGCGCTTCCGGCAGGCCGCAGAGCCAGGCGCGGCCGATCGCCGTGGTCGCCATCGGCAGCCGCGAGCCCACGTCGAGTCGCACGATCAGCGGGCCACTGCCGTGGCAGCTCTCGATGTAGACCATGTCGGTCTTGTCGGCCGCTCCCAGGCTGACGTTGCAGTCCGTGGCCTCGGCGAACTGCTGCATGAAGGGGCGGGCGATCTCGCGAATTCCCTGGCTGGCCAGGAAGCGGTAGCCCAGCGCCAGGATGCCGGGCCCCAGGCGGTACTTCTCCAGCCGGGTGTTGTGGCGCAGGTAGCCGAGCTGGGTCAGGGTGTAGGTCAG
This portion of the Billgrantia sulfidoxydans genome encodes:
- a CDS encoding IclR family transcriptional regulator, with product MNKPAPLDDDQTAPAKDRNFVTALARGLELLRAFGTGEEYLGNAELSSRTGIPRPTVSRLTYTLTQLGYLRHNTRLEKYRLGPGILALGYRFLASQGIREIARPFMQQFAEATDCNVSLGAADKTDMVYIESCHGSGPLIVRLDVGSRLPMATTAIGRAWLCGLPEARREAILAELAREHGSDWPTLEKGIRRSQEEYARYGFCLSEGDWQSQISAVATPLILEDGAEVMAINCGGAAHRLSHSIMVDNLGPRLKEVARRILGELQHGNAR